A window of Anomalospiza imberbis isolate Cuckoo-Finch-1a 21T00152 chromosome 4, ASM3175350v1, whole genome shotgun sequence contains these coding sequences:
- the LOC137472591 gene encoding placenta-specific gene 8 protein-like isoform X2, translated as MAVPTIVTIQPQYGGAMSSVSRCMWQTGLMDCCSDCGICCCGMFCFPCLACQVAGDMNECCLCGTSVAMRTLYRTRYNIPGSICSDYCVTLWCTVCSVCQMKRDINHRRELGIF; from the exons atGGCTGTCCCAACCATTGTGACGATCCAGCCGCAGTACGGTGGGGCCATGTCCTCTGTCTCAAGATGCATGTGGCAGACAGGCCTGATGGACTGCTGCTCTGACTGTGGCATCT gctgctgtgggATGTTCTGCTTCCCCTGCCTGGCATGCCAAGTGGCTGGGGACATGAACGAGTGCTGCCTGTGTGGGACCAGCGTGGCCATGAGGACCCTGTACCGCACCAGATACAACATCCCA GGGTCCATTTGCTCTGACTACTGTGTCACCCTGTGGTGCACTGTGTGCTCTGTTTGCCAAATGAAGAGGGACATCAACCACAGGAGGGAGCTTGGCATATTCTG A
- the LOC137472591 gene encoding placenta-specific gene 8 protein-like isoform X1, whose translation MAVPTIVTIQPQYGGAMSSVSRCMWQTGLMDCCSDCGICCCGMFCFPCLACQVAGDMNECCLCGTSVAMRTLYRTRYNIPGSICSDYCVTLWCTVCSVCQMKRDINHRRELGIFW comes from the exons atGGCTGTCCCAACCATTGTGACGATCCAGCCGCAGTACGGTGGGGCCATGTCCTCTGTCTCAAGATGCATGTGGCAGACAGGCCTGATGGACTGCTGCTCTGACTGTGGCATCT gctgctgtgggATGTTCTGCTTCCCCTGCCTGGCATGCCAAGTGGCTGGGGACATGAACGAGTGCTGCCTGTGTGGGACCAGCGTGGCCATGAGGACCCTGTACCGCACCAGATACAACATCCCA GGGTCCATTTGCTCTGACTACTGTGTCACCCTGTGGTGCACTGTGTGCTCTGTTTGCCAAATGAAGAGGGACATCAACCACAGGAGGGAGCTTGGCATATTCTGGTAA